In Panicum virgatum strain AP13 chromosome 5K, P.virgatum_v5, whole genome shotgun sequence, the genomic window TCATTGAGTAACAAATCTTCCCGATGTACTGtttaagcacttggagatgttACTACGAAATTGAGTTCAATACTCATTGAGTAACAAAACTTCCTGATGTATTGTTTAAGTACTTGGAGATGTTACTAATAGGTACCACAGTAAATGTATTGGTGTGTTCCCTCCTTGCCCCATTGGTGTGTTCCCGTTCTTAAGCCCCCTATACGAAAATGGGCCCTTAAGTCATTGTttatgattttggtgatcgaataacAACATAACCATTAGGAGTAACATTTTGCCAAGATATATCTTTGAAGGTGTTTTTCAGGTTCCAAGGATGTAATGGAAGCCATTCAAATGATCAAGTATAAAAGATTCAGGAAGAAATAAAGCAAAACAAGGGCAAAACACTGATCAAAGCAATTGTCAGATCAATTCGGTTAGGACACAAAAGAACACTAAATCACTCGGTGAGCAAGGGCAGCAGCAGATGGTTCTGGAATGACCGATCCATTCGGTCATGACCATGAGAAGAGGACCGAATCAATCGGTGATGCTGCGATGAAGAAGATCGGCTCTGGAATGACCGATTCATTTGGTCATGTTCATTAGAGCATGACCGAATTAGTCAGTCAGGCTCATGGGGCTCGAGACTCAACCACCCAACGGCTACCTTGCATAGTGTGACCGATTCATTCGGTCAGTGCAGGGTGAGGTGACCGAATCAGTCGGTGAAGGAAAATTTCCTGCCCATTGGAGCAACAACTAGTTTCTTTGGttggggctatttatacccctttgCTCAGCCATTTCGTGTGCGTTAGAGCATGGGAAAGTTGTAAACTTGTGTTCCACACACATTCAAGTGCTCAGGCCACCAaagtgctcaagagaagattaagGCAGTTAACATAAGGCTTAGGTCGTTATTAGTGCTAGTTTAATTAGCGCATTGCTTTAGGTGTTAGCCTAGAGTTAGGTGAGGTTTGCACAcctccatcccgtcggtgcttGCGCGCACCAAGAGTTGTAAATCAATGTCTTGCAAGTCTTGCGAGACCCTTCAGTCGCGTTTGTGAAGTGGTCGTCCAAGGTTTTGGGATTCAATTTGGGAAAAAATTCGCTCCCAACCGAATTGGGCGAATTTCGGTCAATTTCGGTCGGTTTTCGGATAGATTCCTGAGATATTCGAATTTTGAAGCACTAAATTTGTTTCGGACCCTTCCGAGATGGGTGAATTTCGGTGAGATTTGGTCAATTCCAACAGAATCCCAAAACCCTACTCGTCGGTAGTtgtgagagggaggagaggcccTCGGCATTTTGCCGAATCTCTACCAAGTGAAGACGGCGGGGAGCATGCGGGAGAGACAAGGCGGAGACCCACTTGCGCTCGGGTAGTCTTGATGGATGTGGTAGCATGGCGGCCGTGCCCAGCGCCCCAGCTCCACCTCGACACGGCGATGCCCCAGCTCCGCCCCACACCTCTGACCTGACGGTGCCCTGCCCCTACAGCCCACCCTACGCCATCATTGCCTCGTGCTGATGGCCCGACGGCTCCCCGCCTCGCTCGCGTTTGCGACCTAACTGCACCCCGCCTCCCTTGGAGGAGCACGATCGGCGCAGAGAAGTTGGGAGAGTGGGGAAGAGGATAAGAAGAGGGGGGGAGATAAATGAAAAATAAGTAAAATTTGTGATGTGTTGAACCTAGGTGGTTGGTGGAGGTATGAGAGGTTAACTTTTGGTAATCTGCCGCGGAGATGATAAAAAATATAAACCGGTGGAAATACTTAGTACTccttccgttctaaattatatgtcatttgactttttcgactataaatttgaccactcgtcttattcaaaattttatgcaaatattgtttcttttgttgtggcttgctttattaatacaaGTTTTTTTAAGAATGACTTAAATCTAACTATATTTGCTTAATTTTTTCAATAAGATGAGTGTCAAatttaatattaaaaaaatgaaacgatctataatttgaaattAAAGGAGTATACAGGATAGGAGGGAAAAAAACACAATCGTGGGCTCGTCTCGTGGCCTTCTTCGTGTGGCTCACCGCTCACAGGTACAGCACAGCACAAGCAGCTGACAGATATCCCCGCCGCCAACCGCCAAACGACGGCCTTCATCGCCCGCCCCACCCGTCCCACGACGCCGCGGGGCCCACCCCAACGCCGCACTGTGGCTGGGCGCAGCAGCGGGCCCTGCGAATTATGGATGGGGGCGGGGCGCTCCGCCAGCTGTTGACCCCCTCTGACCCCTCCGCTGCGGGCCCCGCGCGTCAGCCTTACCGCCACGTGACCTATTAAATTCTCATCCACACAActgcttctcctccttcctctcctcccttcctcccgTGCTCgctgattgattgattgattgattccTCCTCGCCTTCACTCCACTCCACCCCTCGCTCGCTCCCCCGCCCCGGCGGGGAGGGCAGCGGAAACCCTAGCGGCAGCCCGGCCGGCGGGCTACATGCTTTGAGGAGGTTCCTCGAGGAGGAGGGTAGGGTAGAGGAGTTCTGCCTGCGCCAGGCATGGGCTGCGTCTTCGGCCGCGCGGCCGCGTCGTCCCCCGCGGcgccgaggaggaagaggggcaAGGAGAGGGCGTCCCCGCagcccaaggcggcggcggccgaggccgggtcgccctccgcggccgccgacgggaacgggaggccgcggcggcggctcgggggCCGCAGGGCGGCGGGGCCAAGGCAGGGGTGcgtccccgcggccgccgcggcggagcagctcGCCGCGGGCTGGCCGCCGTggctcgtcgccgtcgctggGGAGGCGCTCCGCGGGtgggccccgcgccgcgccgacaCCTTCGAGAAGCTCAATAAGGTGAGTATCCTCCTACACCGCGTGTGCCTCCCCTGAAAATCTGCGAAATTCGTCGTCATGCTAGCATAGTACTGTCTCGCCATTCATCTGTTGACTTTGTCCGGCGATTCACTTTAGATAGGGTCGGGCACGTACAGCAACGTGTACCGCGCGAGGGACACCGTCTCCGGCCGCATCGTCGCTCTTAAGAAGGTCCGGTTCGACAACCTCGAGCCGGAGAGCGTCAAGTTCATGGCCAGGGAGATACTGATCCTGAGGACGCTCAATCACCCCAATGTGATCAAACTGGAGGGCTTGGTCACTTCCAGGATGTCATGTAGCCTGTACCTTGTCTTTGAGTACATGGAGCATGACCTTGCTGGGCTCGCAGCAAGCCCTGATATCAAATTCACGTTGCCTCAGGTGTGTGAGACTTCATCcctgttttattttattttttttgggggggggggggtgggggggttgGTTACTTGGTGGAATTATGTGGACTTGATGTCGGCGTGCGATCTCGCAGATAAAATGTTACATGCAGCAGCTGTTATCAGGGCTTGAGCATTGTCATGACAACAATGTATTGCACCGGGATATCAAGGGGTCAAACTTGCTGTTGGATAATAATGGAATTCTTAAGATTGCGGATTTTGGGCTGGCAGCGTTCTTTGACCCACGGCATAAGCGGTCAATGACAAGCCGGGTGGTCACGCTATGGTATCGGCCACCAGAATTGTTACTTGGTGCAACTGATTATGGTGTAGGCATTGATTTGTGGAGTGCTGGGTGCATTCTAGCAGAGCTCTTGTATGGGAAGCCCATAATGCCTGGACGCACCGAGGTGAGTCTTCAACATGAGATTACTTTTCAACATGTTACTTTTTCTAGTAATCCTTGGGAGTTGGTACCATACTGTTAATACCAAAACTCTGGTTAAATCATGTCTTCCCACTGTTCCCATtataaagaaataaagaatTATGTGATGGTGACTGAAAATTTTGACTTTTTACATGACTACATGAGATTTTCCTATGAGGACAGCGGTTTGTCTACGGTGTCTgatcttttcattttttaatGTTTTGGAAAATGGTTGTTTGTGGACATATCGTTGTCCTTATGGGAAGATATAAATGACCTTCTGACCTTAATGTGTCTGACTTTACTTCTCTAAGGGATAGTATGAGCTCTCATAGGATCTTGCCAACATGACTTTGATGGGAACCTCTGTTGAAAAACATGCATCTATCTTTTCTATTATAATAATAAAGCTGCCTGTGCAAATATGTTCGTTATTGGAAATCTCCTGGCAGTGTAAGTGTTTCTAACAAAGCCTGATATTTAGCAATCAATTGTCATCGATGCCTTGTATTCTGTTAGGGCAGTTCTTATAAACCATTCTCATCAGTACATTGTATATCAGTTGCATAAAAAATTGTAGACATTtaaaacagtcaactccatgttattttattttcttataacaattgATGTCTCATGAGCTTTCTTGCTGCACTTGTTCATGGGACAATTAAGATGCCCTATTGTGCATGagaccccctccccttcccctggTCAGTATCAGCTTTTCATTGCAAGGAAGTTATGGGCTCACTATGAGTCTAGAAGGTTCTGATAACTTTGTTGGATTGAACAACGATAAAGCCTTttagtcccaagcaagttgggtagactagagctaaaacacaaGAGTAACCAACTTCGTCGAATTGAAGTAAAATACAAAAATCTTTATCAGCCAGAAATGAGAAATCACATAAAAATAAGTGAAAAGCTGTCATTAATAAGCTAACAAGGTAACAATATATAAACAAGTAACAGGGTAGAAAATgctgaatttaattttgaaattgCCTAGGAGAGTATTATGTGTATGGATTGGATGTGATATGCTTTATGCTTTGATGATGGTAGCTGAGTCGCCAATCGCCATGCACATTTACTTCCATTATTCATACACCGATTTAGCTGTAACTTTAGCAAGAGTGATTAGTCTTCAAAATGATATTTCTCGAATTATCTGTTGTGCCAACTACCATATATTCTCGTTTAGTGCGACACCTTTTGTCTGCTCAATCGTAACTAGATTCCAGGTTTCTTAGATGAATGAATAGTATAttcatttttttatgtttatctTTGCCATGTTTGCTTACATGAATGCAACTACTTGTTCTCTACCGTTAAAACTGGGATGTGCACTATTTACCAGGTGGAGCAGTTGCACAAGATTTTTAAGCTATGTGGCTCCCCTTCAGAGGAGTATTGGAAGAAGTCTAAACTACCACATGCAACAATATTCAAACCTCAACAGCCCTATAAACGTTGCATCAGGGAGACATTTAAAGATTTTCCCGCATCAGCTCTGCCATTGGTTGAAACTTTGCTTTCTATTGATCCAGCTGAGCGTCAAACTGCGACAGCTGCATTGCACAGTGATGTATGCTCGAATCCTTTCTCTTGTGTTTAGTTGACAAGAAAATCAGAAATGTTAATATGAGGCAAAGTATTGCACTGCATTAAATAATTTAGGTCTAGAAAAAACATTTGCTTGAAATGGCGCTAGCTGAGGGAAGTTTATATGGTATTATACAATGTTCAAATTTTAGTTATATATTTCATTTGCATAGATTGAGTCTTGGGCTTTTAGCAAATCATAACATGATTCTATTTTGCATGCATATCTATTAGTACAATAGTTTGTGCCTTGTATTGTTGTACAATTTAATCATATTTGTCTCCTAATGGGCTCAGGCCATATTATTAGCAGTATGATGATTTATAAGTGTCTTTAATAAATTAGTGCAAAAAAAAACTCGATACCTTGGGAAACTTCTCATTAGCCTAGAGATATGAGAATGCTGGTATATGATATGTGTTGAAAGCATAAAGTGTGGCCTTTAGTATTTGGGCACTATCTAAGAGTTAACACCCTATGCCTGTGCCTATGAGGTATGAGGAATTTCTTGAAATGGAGGAGATATCTTGCTTTGAGCTAGTCAGTTTTTAGGCATTTTAGCCATTCTGGACTCAGTTTCAAACTGCAGGAGCAACTGAGGTATGGGCGTACACGTATGGCAAAAAAGCTTCCAGAGCAGACTCCACTACATGAGCTCGGTCTAACAAAATATAGTATTCACCATGTACCCAACTTCCTTTGAACCGACGGTGATAATCAATGACTCCCTATTTCCTATACATTAGCAGCCTGCCTGCCCAGTGCTAGATTACATTGGCTTCTCTCTATGTTTGGGTAGTTTAGGATTAGTAACCCAATGATACTACCTTATCTTAAGGAGAAGTTtcttgcatcttttttttttttggttgggGTCGGGTGGTGAAGAGGGCTGTCTTTTCCTTGCCCTTGTACGTCTGCGTTGCTTTTAATAAATATAACTCCATCTTCAGTACCAGAGTTACTGCATGTTCTGCATAATAtatgtactccctctgtttcacAATACTTGTTTTAGCTTCTTCTACTATTTTCAAAATAAGAGTTGTTCTACAACTCCAAGGCAACTTTGACCTATGTTTTCCAGTCCTGTCCTGCCCCTATTTAATAAATGTACACTTTAGAGTGAGTTTGTACTTTTGAAATCATATAACTGCACGATTAACTATTGTACTTTCGAAATCATATAACTGCACACTCTAAAGAGGATTAACTAAGGGCAGGATGGTCCTTTCATTCCCTTCTTAATTCTTGTGACCATGGCTAAAGCAACAGGTATtgtgaaatggagggagtataattTTGCATCTATAAAGAATATTCTAGTTGCCAGGGTGtactcatttttttttctttcaacttTGGACTTTGTAGTTTTTTTCAACCGAGCCTTATGCTTGTGATCCTTCAAGCTTGCCAACTTATCCTCCAAGCAAGGAGATGGATGCCAAGATGAGGGACGAGGAAGCTAGAAGGTGTGTTCACATTTacccttttccctttttgctGGACGTAAATGCAGATATCGACATTTTTGAAAGCTTGTACAGACCTGTTATTAACCAGCAGTCCTTGCAAAATTTTACCTCACCCACTTATGCCTTGTTCGGATATATGGGATTTATTCCAGGCCGGGAATAATGGATATAAAAAGAGACTCATGATAGGTACAACAAGAGACCGGGATTTATTCTGTGTCGGGAACTAATTGCAACAAAATAGACTCATAATAGGTACAAGAGACCGGGATTAATTCCACACCCCTCAACTCATGGATTGATCCCGGTCTCTTGTTGTGCCTATCATGAGTCTACTTTGTTGCAATTAGTTTTCAACCCGTAATAAATCCCGGTCTCTTCTTGTACTTACCATGAATTTCTTATTATACCTATTATTCCCGGCCCGGAATAAATCCCGGTAATAACCGAACAAGGCCTTAATGGGTTATATGAACCATCATATTTCCAGGGGCTATTAAGAGTTTTAGTCTTGAATTATTCATGTTGATTCTGAGCACATTGTGGATTCATGTCATTCCTCATTTAAATGACAATTATTTGTAATTCATTGTTTTAAAGTGGAGGAAGCGAAGCATATAGATCTGATTGAACTTTATGTGCTTCTCTGCAAACTGTCATGCAACCCCTTTCTGCTGTTCTCTGTGCGGGTTTAGTGTTAAGGTTTCACCTTTTACTGCTAGGAGATAGGAATTAGCTGGACTGATGGAACTTTATGTGCTTCACTGCAAACTGTCATGCAACCCCTTTCTGCTGTTCTCTGTGTGGGTTTAGTGTTAAGGTTTCACCTTTTACTGCTAGGAGATAGGAATTAGCTGGAGGAAAAGACTGAGACCACCAACCAGTTATTGGCTAAACACTTTTTGTAAACTTGAATGCTTGCCCACAAGCAGTCCTGCTCCAGAAGCTACTGATTATCTTCTCTTTTCAATCAACAGTTGCTGCACCAGGAAGCAGTAATAGATATAGTCATCTTTGTAATTAGTTTATACTGCATCACTCGTGATGTTGCATGTTTCTGTGTTGTTATTATCTTCAGGCTTCGAGCTGCTGCAAAGGCCAAAGGAGAAGCAAAAAGAACGCGGCCACGTGATCGATCTCACAGGGCTGGACCAGCACCAGAAGCTAATGCAGAGATTCAAGCAAACTTAGACGTAAGTTAAAGCTGTTTATGAGTTATGACTGAAGACTGCTTGTTTTACATGCTGTGATTTCATCATTGAAAAACACGGATCGTCATTTCTGATGTTATTAGGTAATTCAGTATTCAGTTTTGATTTCACCATGATAAGTTATCCTTCCTCGAGAAGCTACCCTAAGAAATACAGTTGTGACAAGCCTGCACAGGAGAATGAGTGCTCATGGAATTTGAaccccaccccccacccccaacacacacacacacaaaaaaactcTTAAAAATAGATTAGACACATGACTTGACAGGCCAAAGAGTCGTAAAAAGTTGAAATCAACATAAAAATTGGATCAATACTACtgctattttttttacaaaaatcaaTGGCCACTGTGTTTTAATTTGTAGCGCACCCTTCCATGGATATACTCCTTGCTTATGTACTCTTAGTACATTTCTTGTTGCTACGAGATAAGGAGAATCTATGCCAACTCGGGTTTGAGACTTGCATCCTCTTAATATTAAAGCGAGGGCGGTCTGCCCTTCCCATcaaggttttttttcttttgataaggagacttttttttttgctgaacaCAAATGAATTGAATTGTTGCAGTTGAATTAACATGTAACAAAACCATAATTGATGTGCCATAAGTAAACTCAAGCAATTTTTCGCTTTCAAATGTTATTGCATAATATGGTGGCTAATATCAAGCTTTATAAATTTCTTAATAACAGCAGAGGCGACGGATGATAACCCATGCCAATGCAAAGAGCAAAAGTGAGAAGTTTCCTCCGCCACATCAGGATGGAGCAATGGGTAATCCACTGGGATCCTGTCGTCATATGGAGCCTATGTTCGAGCACCAGGACGCTTCCTTCAGTACAGTAGTTCCCATTGAGAAAGGGACATCGCAAACATGGTCGGGACCCTTGTTTGATCCATCGGCTCTTGGGCAATCAAGGCGGAAGAAGCAGACAACCCTAGATGCTAAGGCTGCAGCTTACTCAAAGCAGCTCCAAAAAGAAAAGGCAGGGATACGAGCCAGATAATAATTAATAGAGTATCTTTTTTGGTGAGTTTGTGGGGAAGAGGTTCTTCATGATAGCATATAGATGAAGTTTCTTCCTTGCTTTGTTCCTTTGGCGGTCGGAAAGCAGGTAACAGTGCTTTCCAGTTTCCACTGTAGGGAGGAATTCTCCCAGATTGTGTATATGTTATGTGTTAGTGTTTCCTGTTCTTTTTAGATGCTTCTGGACCAGATGTAGCCTTGGGTTTTACCACCCTTTGTATTTATGCTGTTTATGAAAATTCAGTTGCCCATGTGTATATATGTAGTGATTCTTTCTTCCCTTTACATATGTATAAAGGGCTAGTGATTGCATTTTCTGGAATTGATAGCTTGGTATTTTGATGGCTGAATTGTCTATACCTGCAGCGTCTGTCACTTTGACGGCATATATGTATAGGCATAGTGCAACGAGAGCGCGAGAGATGTTTAAATTTGGAGGAATTTACCCAGCCAAATCTGGCAACGAGAGAGCGCGAGAGATGTGTAAATTTGGAGGAAGTCGGCGAGTAGCATGTAGAGGACGTAGGATGAGCAGTGCCGTGGCGAGCCCTGCGTGCGGCGGTGGCTGGGGACCGCACCTCCAGGGCCCTCGTGCCTGCGTCGTCGGTTTATCTCACTGTAACACTGTTAAgaaagttttttattttttattagtcCTAAACTATAAATTTAGCCAGGATTATACTTGACTCTTCGAGTTCTCTAACTACAGTACCCACAATCGTGCTTTAGCAGGTTCCCACAAAGCAAAATATAATTTGAACTCAAAAACTGAAAATACTAGGGAAGGAAAACAGAGAGATCAGAACATCAGAAGGCATGGAGATTGCTTGTCCTTTTGGCGGGTTCTAATATCGACGACGTCTCGGCCGGAGGCGCTCCCAAAACGCTGTGGTTCTGAGTTGACGCTTGAGCCCGCATGAACATCCGTATCGGGCGCGCATGAATCCGCATAAACAACGGTGCTAACGTCCAGACGTCCAATATATGGACCCTATTGACACATCAGCAATACTTTGACCTGGTTAAGGGGGATAGTTTGTCTAGTTTTAACAGTTAAGGTATGCAAGATACCTAAAATTCAGGGTTGTTTTCAAATTCAATGACAAGTTCAAGAGTAAAACAAACATTTCTCTAAAATTTGTGGAATAACATAGCTTTTAGTCGGGAATATCCCATAACACAGACCAGCTGCTGCAATATTCCGTAGAATAGGAAAGATATTGGTTTTGATCTGCATCACATCCTAATTAGGAATGCCATGCAGACCGCAATTGATTGTCAAGCAAACTCCAGCCCAATTTTCGTTTTCCAAACTTGCAATAGAACTAAAATATAGTCAGAGTACAAAAGCTGGTGTGCCATACTATGGCCACAGGTAGTTCACTTTTGCTACAACTACTGCGACACAATCGTAAGGTCCACAATTATTGGCGACACAATCGTAAGGTCCACAGTTATTGCCATAGGTGCCATACTTCTCAGCCTGCTGGGCAAAGTAACAGTTCCATTTAACTTCGCTCCAAGGCGAGTCACTTCAAAACGGCAGCACATCATGTGTTGACTACCGACGAACACATTAAATGACCAAACAGCATTTACATACCACTTAATTTTTTAGGAATAAACTAACCTATGTCATTGCAGAAGTTACACTACAAACTCAAGCCTGCGTTCTAGGCTTTGAGCTCAGGTGCTTGAGGAATTGAGCACTCCAGGGGCTTTAAGTGCATTGCAGATACTGCCATCCGCTCATCTCCTGGCAAACTCCAAAAAGCAGGATGCAAACATCACATCACCCTCTTTTACGCCTTCCCTGAAACATATTCAGAACTGGTGAGCCTCAGGATACACAATTCTCTTGCAGATGTAAAGGGTTATCAGCAGGTACAAATTTTAAACGATGACTTACTGAGCCC contains:
- the LOC120706912 gene encoding probable serine/threonine-protein kinase At1g54610 isoform X2, translated to MGCVFGRAAASSPAAPRRKRGKERASPQPKAAAAEAGSPSAAADGNGRPRRRLGGRRAAGPRQGCVPAAAAAEQLAAGWPPWLVAVAGEALRGWAPRRADTFEKLNKIGSGTYSNVYRARDTVSGRIVALKKVRFDNLEPESVKFMAREILILRTLNHPNVIKLEGLVTSRMSCSLYLVFEYMEHDLAGLAASPDIKFTLPQIKCYMQQLLSGLEHCHDNNVLHRDIKGSNLLLDNNGILKIADFGLAAFFDPRHKRSMTSRVVTLWYRPPELLLGATDYGVGIDLWSAGCILAELLYGKPIMPGRTEVEQLHKIFKLCGSPSEEYWKKSKLPHATIFKPQQPYKRCIRETFKDFPASALPLVETLLSIDPAERQTATAALHSDFFSTEPYACDPSSLPTYPPSKEMDAKMRDEEARRLRAAAKAKGEAKRTRPRDRSHRAGPAPEANAEIQANLDRRRMITHANAKSKSEKFPPPHQDGAMGNPLGSCRHMEPMFEHQDASFSTVVPIEKGTSQTWSGPLFDPSALGQSRRKKQTTLDAKAAAYSKQLQKEKAGIRAR
- the LOC120706912 gene encoding probable serine/threonine-protein kinase At1g54610 isoform X1 codes for the protein MGCVFGRAAASSPAAPRRKRGKERASPQPKAAAAEAGSPSAAADGNGRPRRRLGGRRAAGPRQGCVPAAAAAEQLAAGWPPWLVAVAGEALRGWAPRRADTFEKLNKIGSGTYSNVYRARDTVSGRIVALKKVRFDNLEPESVKFMAREILILRTLNHPNVIKLEGLVTSRMSCSLYLVFEYMEHDLAGLAASPDIKFTLPQIKCYMQQLLSGLEHCHDNNVLHRDIKGSNLLLDNNGILKIADFGLAAFFDPRHKRSMTSRVVTLWYRPPELLLGATDYGVGIDLWSAGCILAELLYGKPIMPGRTEVEQLHKIFKLCGSPSEEYWKKSKLPHATIFKPQQPYKRCIRETFKDFPASALPLVETLLSIDPAERQTATAALHSDFFSTEPYACDPSSLPTYPPSKEMDAKMRDEEARRLRAAAKAKGEAKRTRPRDRSHRAGPAPEANAEIQANLDQRRRMITHANAKSKSEKFPPPHQDGAMGNPLGSCRHMEPMFEHQDASFSTVVPIEKGTSQTWSGPLFDPSALGQSRRKKQTTLDAKAAAYSKQLQKEKAGIRAR
- the LOC120706912 gene encoding probable serine/threonine-protein kinase At1g54610 isoform X3 → MGCVFGRAAASSPAAPRRKRGKERASPQPKAAAAEAGSPSAAADGNGRPRRRLGGRRAAGPRQGCVPAAAAAEQLAAGWPPWLVAVAGEALRGWAPRRADTFEKLNKIGSGTYSNVYRARDTVSGRIVALKKVRFDNLEPESVKFMAREILILRTLNHPNVIKLEGLVTSRMSCSLYLVFEYMEHDLAGLAASPDIKFTLPQIKCYMQQLLSGLEHCHDNNVLHRDIKGSNLLLDNNGILKIADFGLAAFFDPRHKRSMTSRVVTLWYRPPELLLGATDYGVGIDLWSAGCILAELLYGKPIMPGRTEFFSTEPYACDPSSLPTYPPSKEMDAKMRDEEARRLRAAAKAKGEAKRTRPRDRSHRAGPAPEANAEIQANLDQRRRMITHANAKSKSEKFPPPHQDGAMGNPLGSCRHMEPMFEHQDASFSTVVPIEKGTSQTWSGPLFDPSALGQSRRKKQTTLDAKAAAYSKQLQKEKAGIRAR